A genome region from Populus alba chromosome 5, ASM523922v2, whole genome shotgun sequence includes the following:
- the LOC118057053 gene encoding uncharacterized protein, translated as MAKGLIWATAEDLARNRGRVLSLYRQILRSLNSPSLPLNLAERLAKKAEVRAIFMLGSEETSVHNIEDLFDTAEYALSILKKGEIPNTRNPL; from the coding sequence ATGGCAAAAGGTTTGATATGGGCGACAGCAGAGGATTTGGCAAGGAACAGAGGACGTGTTCTATCTCTTTATCGTCAGATACTGCGAAGTCTTAACTCGCCAAGTTTGCCTCTTAATTTAGCAGAAAGACTGGCTAAGAAGGCTGAAGTTCGTGCGATCTTTATGCTGGGATCTGAGGAGACATCAGTACATAACATTGAAGACCTTTTTGACACTGCTGAATATGCTCTCTCCATCCTCAAAAAAGGTGAGATCCCAAATACGAGGAATCCACTCTGA